In Haliotis asinina isolate JCU_RB_2024 chromosome 15, JCU_Hal_asi_v2, whole genome shotgun sequence, one DNA window encodes the following:
- the LOC137265691 gene encoding protrudin-like — protein MLQNSATRSATMGKQDNSTEKDTENYVDIADFVMEVERFSKLIEPFAFVLFAVDDVRRWKLPGVSVALWLISVLSCLILTKGAMFVLVAFLVMLIAAACLFQVHTRILDKILPDTRRVNFYASDEENNTLHTVREFRYSLIQMHDFVVKCNEYLAYFYALLKWDYTVPAILFHAELSVLILSLVVFPARWICFILVMWFFCGHKDTISLLQSQWTFLQNIANGKPCSPMPSNPSEEQSTTVSPSESQSKGSSETASSGDVTDSPDRDEVYDEDLDENTVELDGDHLTRLEPAPSKPGMVARLLELKRRRQQLASENCFSCKVSFSSFLKRRYYCRHCGNHFCNKCCNQKVPRSVFGATSPAAQTETVIVCNTCHELLTKKDKDKVS, from the exons ATGTTGCAGAACTCTGCAACAAG ATCAGCGACAATGGGGAAGCAGGACAACTCTACCGAGAAAGACACGGAGAACTATGTGGACATCGCAGATTTTGTCATGGAGGTTGAGAGGTTCTCCAAGCTCATCGAACCTTTCGCCTTTGTTCTCTTTGCAGTAGATGATGTTAGAAG ATGGAAGTTGCCGGGTGTGTCCGTGGCCTTATGGTTGATCTCAGTGTTGTCCTGCTTGATTCTCACTAAAG GagcaatgtttgttttggttgccTTCCTGGTGATGCTCATAGCCGCTGCGTGTCTTTTCCAAGTCCACACCCGCATCCTAGACAAGATCCTCCCAGACACACGGAGGGTGAACTTCTATGCTAGTGACGAGGAGAACAACACCCTACACACTGTCCGTGAGTTCCGATACAG CCTGATACAGATGCATGACTTTGTGGTGAAGTGTAATGAGTACCTGGCATACTTCTACGCTCTCCTCAAGTGGGACTACACTGTACCAGCCATACT CTTCCATGCTGAGCTAAGTGTGCTCATCCTTTCACTAGTGGTCTTCCCGGCTCGGTGGATCTGTTTCATTTTGGTCATGTGGTTCTTTTGTGGTCACAAAGACACCATCAGTC TTCTCCAGAGCCAGTGGACATTTCTGCAGAACATAGCTAATGGCAAGCCCTGCTCTCCAATGCCATCAAACCCTAGTGAAGAACAGAGCACTACTGTCAGCCCATCCGAATCTCAGtcaaag GGAAGCAGTGAGACTGCCTCTAGTGGTGATGTTACAGATTCTCCTGACAGAGATGAGGTGTATGAT GAAGATCTAGATGAGAACACAGTAGAGTTGGACGGGGACCACCTAACTAGACTAGAACCGGCACCATCTAAACCTGGTATGGTTGCCAGGCTCCTGGAACTCAAACGGCGTCGGCAACAGCTTGCCAGTG AAAACTGTTTCTCATGCAAAGTGTCTTTCTCATCTTTTTTGAAAAGAAGG TACTACTGTCGGCACTGTGGGAACCACTTCTGTAACAAGTGCTGCAACCAGAAGGTCCCTAGATCCGTGTTTGGAGCTACTT CTCCTGCAGCCCAGACCGAGACTGTGATTGTCTGCAATACTTGTCATGAGCTACTCACGAAAAAGGACAAAGACAAGGTCAGTTGA
- the LOC137266070 gene encoding kyphoscoliosis peptidase-like has protein sequence MEINGVQRPNLPKGYLGPQPKFQPYCLSTLSHNNPEIVLDDNEVVIKIKAGQPTKVTANLINITTQTQYKDCIFHQTDDDTISFTVSIPEPGFYKFQIYALPASEDSKTLYGVYNYLLCCCSANKPVRAFPKQYASWKQGCYLFEPLYIGNDNVTDVNFKVRIPGAMDVALTVEGQWIHLAQTEPAIWEGNLNIAEYKGKDVKLALNANFGGDSSKFSTLLDYRL, from the coding sequence ATGGAGATAAATGGTGTCCAGAGACCAAATTTGCCGAAAGGGTATCTGGGTCCTCAGCCGAAGTTCCAACCATATTGCCTATCGACGCTGAGCCACAATAACCCGGAAATTGTGCTCGATGACAATGAGGTTGTGATCAAGATCAAGGCTGGCCAGCCCACCAAAGTAACTGCAAATCTTATCAATATTACAACTCAGACCCAGTACAAAGATTGCATCTTTCATCAAACCGACGACGACACCATATCTTTCACTGTCAGCATACCAGAGCCTGGCTTTTACAAGTTCCAGATTTATGCCTTGCCGGCGTCTGAAGACAGTAAGACCCTGTATGGTGTGTACAACTATCTACTTTGCTGCTGCTCCGCTAACAAGCCTGTCCGTGCCTTCCCTAAACAATATGCTTCCTGGAAACAAGGGTGCTATCTCTTTGAACCCCTGTACATAGGCAACGACAACGTAACCGATGTAAACTTCAAGGTTCGAATCCCCGGAGCCATGGACGTGGCCCTTACCGTTGAGGGACAATGGATCCATCTAGCCCAGACCGAACCAGCCATTTGGGAAGGCAATCTGAATATCGCCGAATACAAGGGGAAGGATGTCAAACTGGCCTTGAACGCAAATTTCGGAGGTGACTCGTCGAAATTCTCTACTCTCTTGGACTACAGGCTGTGA